A genome region from Effusibacillus lacus includes the following:
- a CDS encoding tautomerase family protein has protein sequence MPIITIRLAKGRSVEQKRDLARAITNTVVEKLDVNPEWVTVLFDEFDRENWATAGELHSDKYGKGFGKIGSQEYPK, from the coding sequence ATGCCGATCATCACAATTCGACTTGCCAAGGGCAGGTCAGTTGAGCAAAAGAGGGACCTGGCCAGGGCCATCACGAATACGGTCGTGGAGAAACTTGATGTGAATCCGGAATGGGTTACAGTGTTATTTGACGAGTTTGACCGGGAAAACTGGGCCACTGCAGGTGAACTCCACAGTGACAAGTATGGAAAAGGGTTTGGCAAAATTGGGAGTCAGGAGTATCCCAAATGA